In Mercenaria mercenaria strain notata chromosome 13, MADL_Memer_1, whole genome shotgun sequence, a single window of DNA contains:
- the LOC123529406 gene encoding LOW QUALITY PROTEIN: pseudouridylate synthase 7 homolog (The sequence of the model RefSeq protein was modified relative to this genomic sequence to represent the inferred CDS: substituted 1 base at 1 genomic stop codon) codes for MDEVTDSVSPPAAKKLKVDADVSEKSEEPSAVTKDVPKLEVLENVQEGRTIVKSVESKLDKIECEVPASDQDESKSSVDGDASKKTKTKQTEDVSSRVLEADVGIQEYISPYPGFQAVIKQRYSDFLVNEINQDGKIVXLTNTELPPAVPEQNIQASNYAAVSGLISDEDIEKLKELQTSGDKKKTILIKTSEDKSVRAKLHGAIETGFPGINTSTVTRDDQKYIEARITNNRGNGLRKWPKGRGDYCRFVLYKEAKDTMDAIGLISGKMRLKTSLFQYAGTKDKRAKTSQEITVYRVAAEKLKDVNKQLRNIVTGNYSYTSDKLKLGQLKGNKFTVVLRSVTGTEEQIDSGMTSLRDHGFINYYGMQRFGVFSVPTHHIGRALLSCNWKEAVELILKPRIGEDKVISEAREFWWETRDSKQSLTKFPKYAYIERSILQGLADRGANDYMGAFNKVARNTRLMYVHAYQSYIWNTVVSHRIKKHGLRLVCGDLVIPHNSFTYMEEAEDCPAETDRTKVTPTVVDDSNIGEFTIYDVVLPKPGYDVIYPTNDIEGLYKDLMEKDGLDYQNMRSKHKDFSLSGDYRHIVVKPANVAWKLYRYDDFNVPLALSDLDKMNNKPEPENIEGGSQLALRLELTLPTSCYATMALRELMKIDTSSFYQATLNT; via the exons ATGGATGAAGTGACAGACTCTGTGTCTCCCCCTGCTGCAAAGAAACTGAAAGTTGATGCAGATGTTTCTGAAAAGTCTGAAGAACCAAGTGCTGTAACAAAGGATGTGCCCAAATTGGAAGTACTGGAAAATGTTCAGGAAGGGAGAACTATTGTGAAGTCAGTTGAATCAAAACTTGACAAAATAGAATGTGAAGTGCCAGCAAGTGATCAGGATGAGTCTAAATCATCAGTGGATGGTGATGctagtaaaaaaacaaaaactaagcAAACTGAAGATGTTTCATCAAGGGTTCTTGAAGCTGATGTAGGAATCCAAGAGTACATTAGTCCTTATCCTGGTTTTCAAGCTGTGATAAAACAAAG GTATTCAGATTTTCTTGTGAATGAAATCAACCAAGATGGTAAAATAGTTTAGCTAACCAATACAGAACTACCACCTGCAGTGCCtgaacagaatatacaa GCTAGCAATTATGCAGCTGTCTCCGGACTGATTAGTGATGAAGACATAGAAAAACTGAAAGAACTCCAAACATCAGGAGACAAGAAAAAGACCATTTTGATAAAg ACAAGTGAGGACAAGTCAGTGAGAGCCAAGCTGCATGGTGCAATCGAGACAGGATTTCCAGGAATAAATACAAGTACAGTTACCAGAGATGATCAGAAATATATTGAAGCTAGAATTACTAATAATCGAG GTAATGGTTTACGAAAGTGGCCCAAGGGCAGAGGGGACTATTGTAGGTTTGTGTTGTACAAAGAGGCCAAAGATACAATGGATGCAATAGGACTTATATCTGGTAAAATGAG ATTGAAGACCAGTCTGTTTCAGTACGCAGGCACTAAAGATAAGCGAGCCAAGACGTCACAGGAGATCACAGTATATAG GGTTGCAGCAGAAAAATTGAAAGATGTCAATAAACAGTTAAGAAATATTGTGACTGGGAATTACAG ttacaCCTCAGACAAACTAAAACTTGGTCAGTTAAAGGGTAACAAGTTCACAGTGGTGTTGAGATCAGTGACGGGGACGGAGGAGCAGATAGATTCAGGCATGACATCACTGAGAGATCATGGTTTCATTAACTACTATGGCATGCAAAGATTTGGTGTTTTCTCTGTACCAACACATCATATTGGAAG GGCACTGTTGTCATGTAATTGGAAGGAAGCTGTAGAACTCATTTTAAAACCGAGAATTGGAG AAGATAAGGTGATCTCAGAGGCACGAGAGTTTTGGTGGGAAACTAGGGATAGCAAGCAATCACTTACAAAGTTCCCGAAGTATGCATACATTGAAAGGAGTATTCTACAGGGTCTTGCAGACAGAGGTGCTAATGACTACATGGGAGCATTTAACAAG gTAGCCAGGAATACCAGGCTGATGTATGTacatgcatatcagagttatatATGGAACACAGTGGTTTCACACAGGATCAAGAAACATGGTTTACGTCTTGTATGTGGAGATCTGGTCATCCCACACAACTCATTTACATATATGGAAG AAGCAGAGGATTGTCCAGCAGAGACTGATAGAACTAAAGTAACACCAACAGTAGTAGATGACTCAAATATAG gAGAGTTTACGATATATGACGTAGTCTTACCGAAGCCTGGCTATGATGTTATATACCCGACAAATGATATAGAGGGTTTGTACAAGGACCTGATGGAGAAAGATGGCTTAGACTATCAGAACATGAGGAGTAAACATAA AGATTTCTCCTTGTCTGGCGATTACAGACATATTGTCGTCAAGCCGGCAAATGTTGCCTGGAAACTATACAGATATGATGACTTCAATGTTCCGCTAGCACTCAGTGACTTGGATAAAATGAACAATAAACCAGAACCAGAAAATATTGAAG GAGGATCTCAGCTGGCTCTGAGGCTTGAACTCACACTGCCCACCTCGTGTTATGCTACAATGGCACTTAGAGAACTCATGAAGATTGACACGTCCAGTTTCTACCAGGCAACGcttaatacatga